caaaagaaaaatgtgaaaccacgagaaaaaaggaaaatgcatTTTCGAACGTATAGGCATCGCAAGTATTTCACCTGCATTTGTCTGAAAAAAAGATAACAACTTATTTTGGATGTCAAAAATCCGCCTAGAaaaggaagaagaagaggacACAAAATCCGAAAACTAcaatttcaactttaaagcgcttataaagaaaacaatttttcgaAAGTTTTATAACTAATTTTACATTACTATCTTATGTGAACGACACACTATACACTAGACACCATAGTACCAGAAACAGAGTTGAGGATCCTGGGGATCCTGGGGGCCAGGGAAGGGTCGAGTGCGGATCCCCCGCCTCAGCGGCTATACGCCTGCGCACTCGGTTCATCCCTGGCACACACTACACGAAGCGACGACGCGGTCCAGTTGGGTGCGGGAATAGCCGGATTCGGGATTCCGATTCTCGAACCCGAATAAACCTTTGAGAGCGGGACGCACTCGGCTGCCGACCCGCCGCCCACACAAGGTCACACcgaaccccaaaaaaaacacacgACCATGAACAGACGAGAGTTTTTCCCGCGCAAGCCATTCTAGACACGCACTGCCATGGAAAAGGTCACGGAAATCGAATGGCAGTGCTCACCAAAATCAAACCAAACCATCCAAGGCCATCATTCCGCTGGCCCCGCCACCCGGAACCGGAAACGGATCTTGGCGGTGGGGTTCTGGGCGGCAGGTCCTGGAAGTTTGAACCTTACATCTATATACTACACActctataaaaaatacaccACCCTTTGCGTTCGGCAAATCACCTCCGGCTGCGATTAAGGGGCTCAGTGCCAGGGGTTAATCGGAGCACACTCGACCGATTTCCGTGACATACGTCTCTGTTTATAAGGCAGAGATCGGAGGACACGCCCTTCGTCAGCCAGGCGATGGCTATGCAATGGATTGAACGAAACATGCGCCAGagccaatttttatatttgaccaTTACGAAAAAAACCTATGATTTTGCTTTACCATTCGGAACCACTATATCATCCCAGATTGCGTAGCCATCGGCGTCTCCTTTTTATTGGCGATGCGGCGTCGTCATCCGGCCCATCCTCCAGGAGGCCTTCCAAAATTGGCCTTCACTGGATCGATTAGCCCCCAGCAAATTGAATCGCAGCCCGCAGGAGATTTCGTTTTTTATCGCCTCATTTCGTACAAAGAGAAACCGCAACAAGAAAACACTGCACATCGTTTTTTACACCCTTGCGttatgttttttgaatgtatttaaaagaaaaaaaaaaaaacaaaaaccaaatataagaaaaacaaaatatgaaaaacacacaaaacacaaacatagaatgtaagtttaaataatatgcTATTCAAAGAAATCCAAAACATGATTacccataaaacaaaaaaaacgcaaaaactaaaaatactaATTATAGTACATACATTGATGTAGTGTTAATTGTAAGAACCCAGAAATTGTTTCATGAAtgccagaaaacagaaaaacgataacagaaaacagaaaattaaaCTCCAAGCAGTCGTAGATGCAGATACAGTATCGAAGAGATTCAAGCTGCGCAAAGCCCGTAAATGTACAAGTAACTATTTTTCTCTataccaaaacaaaacaaaaaacaagtaaaTCTCCACCATTTTTGCTCcacatttaagaaacaaactCGGTGCAGGCAAAGATTGAATTTAGACGCAAAAGAAGTAACAAAAATACTGCGATCAGGGGCTCTCAATGCCGAGCGAtcaagaaatttttaattgaattgtaaCAGACTACGCAAGCAAATAcggaatttaatattaaatgtacaaTAGCGTCGCTTTAAAGTCTATAAGAACATTCTGTTGCAGTGCAGGCGTGAAATCCAAAACCAAATCCGTTTGACATTGCGACAGATTCGAATGACatcaacaacaagaaaaacacacacaacacaGAAGATAActgcaaaataaatgtaactGACATAACATATTGTTTGGATTGTATAATTTCACTTGGGTTTGATGGGGGTGGTTCCTGATAAGTAAGTATGAAGCCGGATATATTTATCTAGCTTTAGCATTTGAAGAAATATTTCATTCGTCTCTGTGATATTATAACTTTTGATCTTTTTAGCTTCCATTTTAGTTTCTACaccattattaatattaataattttattttactatattTGTAACGTGgaatattcaattaaatacatttatatacaATACATATCACGTAAATTGGCTTAGTTCATAGGGCTAATATCTTTAGTTAGTTCCGAGCTTCACTACATAGATAAGGTGCGCTGCCGAGTTTCCGCCTCGATGATAAGGACGAGGACCAAATGACACACAATGATTATAACGCACATGATGAGAAATACGTAGAGAACTATAAACTGCTGGCTGGTCCCAAACGTCAACTATTTGTTCTGCTCCGAATCGGATGAGGCATTCGAGACGATCGGTGGGGTTGACCGGCCGTCGTACTGCTGCTGATTCACCAGCCGCTGGCGCTCCAAGTACATGGAAACCTTGATGTTGCGCACCTGGTGGTTGTCGATGAGTTTCAGCAGGGCGATGACGCCGATACCCACGGAAATAGCGAAGGATCCCCAGGCACCAAACTGAAAGAGAACAGAGAAATTAATTAGGAGGTGTCTGTGATGAAGAACTATGGATGCATTTAAGCACAACTGCATCCTCAGTTTTAGTATTCAGCTGTAAAACCCAATCATATGATCTTgaaatattacgtatacgcataATACATGTTGTAAAGTATTTAAATCTTAaaccaataaatattattttaaaatattgcgtATACGACGTGGTATTGTAGACTGTCACAAGTCAAAGATATTTCAAATACCAATGAAATCGaatctaattttaaatattacgtaTAATGAATCGACTTGGTATTCTAGATATGCTATAATATCACAGATATAGGAAATACTACAGTTAgacaatttaagaaaatatgcaATAGTGCTTAAAATAATCTATTTTTATAGTTGTAAACATCGTATTATGATCTCTTGAGTTATCTTACCTGAGTGGTTCCCATTTCGATGTAGAAACCGGAGGTGTTGATCTTCTCGGTGTCGCCGCGGATGATGTTTTGACCGGCGGAAATGGCGCAGGAGGGGAACCTCTCGGTCATGCCATCGCACCAGACGATGAAGCCCAGGGTAATAAATATTGCAGATAGAATAGACATGGCCAGCATCCAGATGCCCAGGACGACGTCAATGAAAAGGGCTATGAACGATTCCTCCTCCTTCATGCGAGCGTATCTATGGTATAGTGAAAATACCTTCTAAAGAACTGTATACCCAATAATCCTCCCCTGATACACACCTGTATATCTGCACCACCGAAATGATGAGCAGAAAGAATCCGGTGATCAAGGGAAAGTTGCAGAAGCCATTGGAGGCCCACTGGACATCGAACATGCCGTCCTCCTCGCGCCATTTGCCCGTCGTGAAGAGCAGGCAGTGACCACTGTGGGAAATAGAAAATCAAGGTATTCAATTATTTACAGGGGGGACATCCCATAAACTGCGCACTTCCTTACCAGAATTGGTCGAGGTTTATGAACAGCGGCACCACGATGCACAGCGACAGGATGAACAGGATGACATGGCCAGCGATCTGGCTGAGCTGCAGCACATTGGCCAGGGCCATTTTGCAagtgggaaaacaaaaaaccgaaatttaacaataataaatcCCAGACGAAATGCACTTCCAGCTGTTATCGATAAACAGTGTTGCACAGCCGCCTGCATCGGTATGCAGCGTTATCGATAGGTTCGTGGTGGCCCTGACTCGCGAAATCCCATCTCTAGTTCGCCCTgaaaaaaagtgtaaaatttgtttacattgaaaaaaggtaaaatatAGCACTTAGGGTGCCCTTAGAGAGCCCCCTGGCTGCCAGATAAGCCAGCCAGAACAAAGGGCTGCAGGGGTGGAGAGGGCGTGGCCGTGGCCAGCGCGTGGGTGGGGGGTAAACGGGGAACAGGGCGAACAAAGAGCAATTAATGCGATAGGAGGTGGGGGGCTTTCTCCTCCGATTTTCCCCACTTTCCCGACGATTTTTCCCCGTCTAGAGGCTGTTGTGAAACAAAGCGATCTTTAAACTCCATTTTCCCCCTGTTTCTATGTATTCTGCAGACGCAGAAGCGGAGCAGCGGACGCAGTTCAATGAGGTGCTTATGAGCTAACTAGCAGCAGGACGGCAGCCAAGGAACACGGGGACGAGGTCtggatcaggatcaggattAGGATCAGCAGAGGAGCAGAGCAAGGAGCCAGTAGCAATCACAGGCTAGAAGAGGTTAGCGCAGCAGGTGACCTAGTTTACCCAGCAATTGGTGAGCCAGAGGCCTTGGAATGAACCACCTTCTCATCACCCATTTCCCCCCTTTTGCAGGACAAGATTAGACGGCGTTTCTGTGGCAACTCCTACTGGGGCTGTTCTGTTGTGTGAAATTGAACTTAGAGCATCAACGTGCACTGCCATTAGCCGTAACCTTAATATACATATAGACCTATATAGCTAACGTAAttagaggagcagcagcaacagcatgtCCAACTCCCACTACAAcaactaccagcagcagcagcagcagccgcactCCAGCAACGGGGATGCGGAGTACCACAACCAGCAGATGGTCCACCAGCCGCAGCGCTTCTCGAATGGCCATGGCGGCATGAAGAGCGTCGCGGTGCCGGATATGTGCCTCTTCTGCTTCGAGGTGCTCGACTGCGAGCTGAACAACGTCGATGGGCCTTCGGTGCCGGTGTTCAGCAACGATGCCTATCCGCTGTTCGTCACCTGGAAGATTGGCCGCGACAAGCGGTTGCGCGGCTGCATTGGCACTTTTAGTGCCATGGAACTGCATCATGGGCTGCGCGAATACGCTTTGACCAGCGCCTTTAAGGACTCGCGATTCGCTCCCATCTCGCGGGATGAGTTGCCGCGGCTCACCGTCTCCGTTTCGATCCTCCAGAACTTCGAGGAGGCCCAGGGCCACCTGGACTGGCAGCTGGGCGTCCATGGCATACGCATCGAGTTCCTCACGGAGCGCGGCTGCAAGCGCACGGCCACCTACTTGCCGCAGGTGGCCACCGAACAGGGCTGGGATCAGCTGCAGACCATTGATTCGCTGCTGCGGAAGGGCGGCTATCGGGCGGCCATCACCCAGGAGATGCGGAAGTCCATCAAGCTGACGCGCTACCGGTCGCAGGAGATCCAGATGCACTACAAGGAGTACCGCGAGCATCAGGAGCGGCGCGCCCAGTTCGGCAAGGTGCAGTGCTAACAGCTGGACAGGCCGGCGGCGAGGCGATGATCCTGGCTGAGGGCAGGCCTGCTGGCCGTcgtcctcctgctgctgctagcCTTTGAGTTCGGCGTCCCAGCTTGGCGGCCGCTCGCTTGATCCTGACTTATGAGTTCGTACATCTCCGCCAGCAATTTTAGGCCcccttttattaaatatataccaTTTAATGCTTGATATACTTAAGCGGCAAATCCGTAAGAAATTTTGAATGAAAAACAAAGAGCCAAAAACCCTGTAATCGGATTAATTTTATCAATGTTGCAGCCGCGGCCTTGCTGGTTTCTctttttaaatcaaacacacacaaactaaaaacaaaacaagcatATATATAGGGATATATATTACTGaatcaatacaatacaaaaatgCAGATATATAATTCAAGTAAAATGTTCAGCAATTATATTAATAGATTTAACAACTAAACCAATTACATTACTAATTCTAATTCTATGCGCATTAAATAAAGGTCGACCCCATCCGAGTCGCACAAGACAATGCAAAATATCATACTGTCCTTTTTGGGGGAAGCGAATTGGAGTTTACACCTCAATATTTTGGCATTACATGTACTCAATgtatattgtttattgttccaTTATGTGTTGTGCGTTGTTACATGGGTTTGTACTTCTAAATCtagtcgataatatcgatatatgTTTGGGCTTTACGTACGGAGTAATCTCAACAGGTTGCTAGGATATATTGCTACAAAAAAGCTGCGCTACGCAGCAAGGCTAATCAAGTGGTGTAACAACTAAGCTAGTAACAGAGCAAGTTAATCTATGGCTAAAGCTGCGAGTAGTATAATTACTGGCGTATggtataaatgtatatattcaatatatatatagtcaatAGATCGCAATAATAGATTGCAATAAAGTATGTGGCCATTGAGCTTGCTCATCAATAAGCAGGGCATTGTAAAACGCAACAAAATCGCATTTCATCCATTGCAAATTACTCTCAATTTATATGGCAGTACAAATAACTTAATGTAGCGCCAATTTGCGAGCAGTAAATCATATAGATTTCCGAAAGCTAAGCAAACAAATTACGTATAGTTCCGTCAGCGTGTGTGATTCACCTCCATTCCATCCCAAAACGAGTCTCAGCTTCAATGCTTGCACAGAAACTGCTCCAAGCACTGACACTAGGTGGCCGACAGGGCGTTCCACTCGAATCGCGGGTTCTTCGAGTGCGTCACCGGCAGGCACTCGGGCTCCACCAGCTTCCAGACGCCGTCCACCTGCTCCACGGTGGCCAGGCTGCAGTACGGGATCTTGTGGATCACCTGGCGCAGCTCGTTCGTGCTGCGTGGAACTCCGCCGGTCAGTTGCCGGGAGCAGGTGTCCAGCGTGGTGGCATGGGCCACAACCAGGATATTACCAGCtgcaataaaatacatataaaaatcGTTTCTTAAGAAATTATAGGTAgatattagagccctgcgtgaatctttcaatttttgttttaacatagtatgccatgaaatttttgattttcaattctatttgaaataaattgaatgtttttctaattcatttcgaattgaatgaaagaatgaataatttttaggcattttttgaatttgccatatttttttgtgtgctttctttttaacaaatcaaagttaactgcttagtaaataaaattcaggcagatttaatcacaaaatgattttaaaaaaaattgtcgtttgaattatttcggaattcatgccattcattcattcaattctattaaactcaaacaaaaaattcaaaataactaattgaatccattcatgcagggttCTACTAGATATATTACTTGTCTGCTCCAGCAGCTGCAGAATAACGTCATGGTTACGTTCGTAGAACTGCTCGGTGGACTCCTTAAGGCGAACAGTTAAATCAGAGCCCGGCTGCACCGGTTCATAATCCAGATCCACATCGTACTTGGCCTCAACTAGCTCATTCTTATTCAGCCAGTCGGGAACGCCGCTGGGATACCAGGCCATCCACTCGAACAAGCCCGGCTCCAGCTTGATCTTGTGCTTGCCGGTGAGTTGCAATCCCTCCAGCGCACTGGTGCAAGTCTGAATGCAGCGATACGAGGGCGAACAGTAGACATGATCGATCTGCACCTGGGCCTCGAACAAGGCCTGCCCAATGAGATTGGCCTGGTAGACACCCACATTGGTCAGCGGCGAGTCATTCTGCCAGCCCTCGGGGCTGTTCTTCCGCCGCGGCAGCGTCTTGGGCATATTTAGATCCTTGCGCATGTAGTTCCCAAACTCATCGAAGCAGTAGGGAATCCAGGTGCCGAAGGTGAAGTCCACCCGCTCGCCGTGGCGCATGATGTAGATCTTGCGGTTCTTGGCATGCGAGGCATCCAGTGAGCCGGGATGCAGCGAGTGATCCTCCGAGTGGACGCTGAGTGTGTCGTCCGGCCGAGGAGGCTGTGCGGCTGGCGGTTCCACCAAAATCTCGTCCACCGGCTGCTTGGACACGGATGTGGAGCAGGAAGACATGTTGGTCGTGATCTCAATTGTCGGCGTGTTCGGGTTGTGCTGATGCGACAAGTTGTGGCTGTTGAGCAGCTGCACGGAGGGCAGTTCCAGGCAGGGTTTCAGCGTCTGCCGCAAGTACTTCTCCACGCTCTGCTCGGATTCCTCGAAGGAGGAGCCCTCGATGATCTCGGGATGGGCGGTGTCTGTTGGATGTGACATATAAAGAGGGTATTACTAAGTTTATATGAatatctatatttatttataacaagGAATTCCTGCTTTGTTTTTCactgttttattaaattatgcaggAAGTAATGGAGGTCCCATGATGAAACTTTCAGGGGCCAACAAGGATTATGTAAAGAACaatatacttatttttataaagatgaatgattaaattatgaatgaataaaacaaaaatgaagcatcgccatatcttcgcttctATCAAATAGATTTTGtttgtacttttttaaatataagtgagatatcgttttgagaccatgaagaaaatctcgatacgtttcacaaagaatcactgataaatatgtaaaaaatacacttaattgaatgaaaattaattattgtttgattaacATCGTTATCAATATGGTGCTCAAATCGTTTAAACCAATTATCATGTTTTTCCTActgataaaaattaatttctaggAAACTTTCATTCAAGTGCTATCAATAATTGATAATGCAACTCACGCTGACGCTCCTCGGGTTCCGTCGATATGCTGCGTCCGTCCACAATGTCCAGATCCTCGGCGGAGGTCAGGGATGAGGCCACGCTCTTGGAGAGCTGCACCACTCGATGCAGGGTCCAGGCGTCCGATTCGGCAGTGCGTTCGGTGTAATTGACGGGCAGGTGACCCGTGCTCCCGGTCAACCAGGAGATGCCCTCGGCCCAACCGTCACTGGAACTGTCCACCACCTCGGTGTTCAAGTAGATATAGTCGCCGATGCGCAGCTCCAGTTCATCCGTCTCGTGCGGATTGTGCGGATAAACGACCTTTTGCACCTGCAAAAAAGCAAACTAGATTAGAACTCATCTTGGCAGGGCAACTGGGAAGCTCTAACTTGTTTGGTGGCGAGCCGCGGATCGCGGGAATAGAGTCGCAGTTCCCAATTGGAGGCGCAGCCGGCGTCTAGGGTCTCCACGAGTGCTTTCAGTGCATTGAACTGTGCCTGCGGGAACTGGTAGGCGAGCGTCAGGTGCAAGCTCTTTACGTGGGGCTCGAGTGAGATGGCTAGTTGGGTAGTCAGAAGCTATTAGTGGCCGTTCGCTAAGCGGGACAAACGATTActgaatggaaatggaagcgGTGCTGCTTATAAGCGTTTGTATCTAGCAGGGTGAGTCGAATTTGCGATAAGGAATCATGGAAACATAGTCATTTAAAGTTATCTTGGGCAATACCTAGCGTCAAAGGCTTATCAACTAGATTTTTGGACTACAGTTGGTCTGGGATGTCTATATATTAGTAGGAAAATGaataacttttataataaatcaaGGAATTCCTTAGACAAAAATCCTAGAatggaaaaataatgaaatttactATAATTTAGTACAAAATCGACCCACCTTGCTATCTACTTTTCTTACTGCTAATAACAATAAACTACAACTAGCAGCGTCATGTCGAATTTTGCCAATAGGGTGAATAGATTAGTGAGTTATCTACCAGTGCGAGTGAGGCATGCATCGAGTGATAAAAAAGATTAGATTTTATGCTAACTAATGTCTTACATCGACTGCTGCGCGGTATGCAGCGGGTGCCCGAGGAGACGGCTCCGCACCAGGGGAAGCAGGCCACAATGGCGTCCAGCTGCTCATAGGTATCGCTAATGACTGTGGCGTCACATTATCCAAAAATCCGGAAGATTAGTGTGTGCAGGAGGAGGAGAGAGGAGAACAAACGTAACCGTGTAAGCCACTCCAGAGAAAATTGGGGAAACGAAACCATAAACCAAAACAACCCAAAGAGAGTGTGCAATCGAAGGGAAGGGTGGATCGTACTTGAGTTGGACACCTCCTTGACGTACTGCAGGGCCAGTCGTTTCAAGAAGTTGGCATCCTCCTCAGCCACAAAGAAGCCCATGAAGTTCTGGCTCATGTAGGGCTCCAGTTTGAGGGGTCGATTCAGCAGAGCGCCCGTCATGTCCACCACCTGTTTGAGGGCCTTCGACAGCTGCAGGGAGCACTCATCGGGGGCCTATAAATACAGGGATTAAAGGGGTAAATATATAGGATTAGCGGGGATTAATCCTCACCTTAAAAAACGAGACCAGCGTTATGTGCGGCACATAGTTGTGGGCTCCATTCCAGCCGCACATTTGGCGCGACTTGGCCCAGAACTCCTCCAGTTGCTGCAGAAACGGACCCGTGGGACAGGCATATATGATGTACTCCCTGGGGGCGCATTCATCCAAAGTAGCATCATTTACATGGGCCAGCAGCCAATCCGAGGCAATCTGGACTCCTCGATTGCCCGTGGAAGCCAAAGCTTTCTCCCTGTGtagaaaaaatcaatattcTGGATCTGTGAGCCTCTGTTAGTAGGTCACCCGCCCCCCGAAGCACATCCCCTTTTTAGAGTTAGAGATTCAGAGCAGCTGGTGACCTCCAGGAGACCAAAGATAGACCAAACTCACGCCCTGTGCCTGGGAAAGCCCATTTGGAGCAATGTTTGGAGCGGCGTCAGGTGCTGCTTGGATATGCAGATCCTTGTGGGCGTCTGACTCTTGCGCGGCGGAAGCGTGGCCATGTCGATTGCAGCCTCCTCTGTGAGCCCCGTTGACCAGCTATTGGCAGCTCTCTGTTTTAACTagctatttaatatttttcagtgATAATTTCAACAAAAATAGGATACAATTCGTTAATTGGCCAACTAGAAGTGGTGCGTTTACCAACACTGGCCGTAAAAGATATGACAAGACAACACCTATCGATAGTTGCATAGTCTGAGCCCATCGATAGACCCGTTACTGATCTGGCAACACggtgacaacaacaaaattcactgcgtaattaattaaatattttacttaaatcGAGTAGTCGCACCACAAAGAAACAGCTCGCCGAGTGTTCCAAAGTGTTCAAAGTAAGTGCTAGTGGGAAAGGAGTAAAGTGCAAAGTGAAAGGGCGGCTAGAAAAAGAGTGTTACGCAGCAGGCAAAAAGTGCATGGAAAATGCCATTGGAGCCCCCACAtcaaacatacacacaaacaATAGACACACACACGTACATGAAATACGTACGCACAAAGGCACAATGGTGGAGCACAAAAACAAGTTGTTCGGGGACCCCTGAAAAAGGGGGGCGGGGCGGGGGAGGCTATCTGACCAccaagtgaaaaaaaaaccaatttcgcagtatttatattttcgacTGCCCCATTGGTAACTCCCCCTGCACTCGAGGAAATGGGCGTTTTCCCCTGCTAGTTTTTCCTGTGACCTCGTCTTTGTCTACTCTCTGCGCACTTTCTCCGCTGCGCCAGCTAATAAGCAGTGATCACGCTTTATCGCCCCCAATGCGGGCGCCTCCCCCCGGCTACCCCCTCCTGTTATCACAGTCCAGCGATCACTCACTGTTTTCAGCATGACTCATaggatttgtttttatcaCCCTGCACAGCATAGCACCAATATTCGTCATTTTATCTGACATTACAAACCTTTTACAGCTGTttactcttaaaaaaaaacagttataTTTGAACTAGAAACACTACTCATTAAAAACAACCcacaatttctttatttacttacgtcccaaataaaaaattccttggaattccaatttacagCTGCTTACTCTTCAAAAAAAACAGTCAAATTTGAACTAGAAGATAACAATTAATcatgaaaaacaaacaaccagggaccgtaatcattataagcgATATTCAAAAAACTcagaaataatcattatttatgagttttataaatatgtgtcaggaataatcaaaaatttctttagttACTTAAGgtcgaaataaaatattccttggaattccaatttacagCTGCTtacccttaaaaaaaacagtaaTTTTTGGACTAGAAACActacttattaaaaacaaacgaCAATTTCCTTATTTACTTAAGTTACAGCTGTTTACTCTTAAGAAAACACTCATATTTGAACTAGAAGATAAAAAGTAATCATGAAAAACAAAccacaatatatttatttacttaagtTTCAAACAAggaatttcttttttcaccCGCTTAATCAAATTAGAGCTTATTTTTAACCTTCAATCAATACCATTTTGTGTCTTTCAGCGCCAAAAGTCGAAAGAGAGACATCACCCCCGAGTAAGCCAACCCCACAAATTACATCGAAATGTCTGGCCGCAAGAAATCCCTGCTGAAAGTCATCATACTGGGCGACAGCAGTGTGGGCAAGACCTCGCTGATGAATCAGTATGTAAACAAACGCTTCTCCAACCAATACAAAGCCACGATCGGTGCTGATTTCTGCACGAAAGAGGTGGTTGTCAACGATCGAGTGGTCACAATGCAGGTAGGCACTTGGAATTACttaaaaatcccaattttATAACACTTTTATTGCACAGATCTGGGACACTGCTGGTCAGGAACGTTTCCAGTCGCTCGGCGTGGCCTTCTACCGCGGAGCCGACTGCTGCGTGCTCGTCTACGATGTGACGGCGCCCAACTCGTTCAAGAATCTCGACTCCTGGCGCGACGAGTTCCTCATACAGGCCAGTCCACGCGATCCCGAGCACTTCCCCTTCGTGGTGCTGGGCAACAAGGTGGACCTGGACAACCGCCAGGTGTCCACGCGTCGGGCGCAGCAGTGGTGCCAATCGAAGAACGACATACCCTACTACGAGACGTCCGCCAAGGAGGGCATCAATGTGGAGATGGCGTTTCAGGTTATA
This portion of the Drosophila takahashii strain IR98-3 E-12201 chromosome 3R, DtakHiC1v2, whole genome shotgun sequence genome encodes:
- the LOC108056276 gene encoding transmembrane protein 179, giving the protein MALANVLQLSQIAGHVILFILSLCIVVPLFINLDQFCGHCLLFTTGKWREEDGMFDVQWASNGFCNFPLITGFFLLIISVVQIYRYARMKEEESFIALFIDVVLGIWMLAMSILSAIFITLGFIVWCDGMTERFPSCAISAGQNIIRGDTEKINTSGFYIEMGTTQFGAWGSFAISVGIGVIALLKLIDNHQVRNIKVSMYLERQRLVNQQQYDGRSTPPIVSNASSDSEQNK
- the LOC108056277 gene encoding uncharacterized protein CG5902; amino-acid sequence: MSNSHYNNYQQQQQQPHSSNGDAEYHNQQMVHQPQRFSNGHGGMKSVAVPDMCLFCFEVLDCELNNVDGPSVPVFSNDAYPLFVTWKIGRDKRLRGCIGTFSAMELHHGLREYALTSAFKDSRFAPISRDELPRLTVSVSILQNFEEAQGHLDWQLGVHGIRIEFLTERGCKRTATYLPQVATEQGWDQLQTIDSLLRKGGYRAAITQEMRKSIKLTRYRSQEIQMHYKEYREHQERRAQFGKVQC
- the Epp gene encoding ecdysteroid-phosphate phosphatase isoform X2 — protein: MATLPPRKSQTPTRICISKQHLTPLQTLLQMGFPRHRAEKALASTGNRGVQIASDWLLAHVNDATLDECAPREYIIYACPTGPFLQQLEEFWAKSRQMCGWNGAHNYVPHITLVSFFKAPDECSLQLSKALKQVVDMTGALLNRPLKLEPYMSQNFMGFFVAEEDANFLKRLALQYVKEVSNSTISLEPHVKSLHLTLAYQFPQAQFNALKALVETLDAGCASNWELRLYSRDPRLATKQVQKVVYPHNPHETDELELRIGDYIYLNTEVVDSSSDGWAEGISWLTGSTGHLPVNYTERTAESDAWTLHRVVQLSKSVASSLTSAEDLDIVDGRSISTEPEERQHTAHPEIIEGSSFEESEQSVEKYLRQTLKPCLELPSVQLLNSHNLSHQHNPNTPTIEITTNMSSCSTSVSKQPVDEILVEPPAAQPPRPDDTLSVHSEDHSLHPGSLDASHAKNRKIYIMRHGERVDFTFGTWIPYCFDEFGNYMRKDLNMPKTLPRRKNSPEGWQNDSPLTNVGVYQANLIGQALFEAQVQIDHVYCSPSYRCIQTCTSALEGLQLTGKHKIKLEPGLFEWMAWYPSGVPDWLNKNELVEAKYDVDLDYEPVQPGSDLTVRLKESTEQFYERNHDVILQLLEQTTGNILVVAHATTLDTCSRQLTGGVPRSTNELRQVIHKIPYCSLATVEQVDGVWKLVEPECLPVTHSKNPRFEWNALSAT
- the Epp gene encoding ecdysteroid-phosphate phosphatase isoform X1, which translates into the protein MATLPPRKSQTPTRICISKQHLTPLQTLLQMGFPRHRAEKALASTGNRGVQIASDWLLAHVNDATLDECAPREYIIYACPTGPFLQQLEEFWAKSRQMCGWNGAHNYVPHITLVSFFKAPDECSLQLSKALKQVVDMTGALLNRPLKLEPYMSQNFMGFFVAEEDANFLKRLALQYVKEVSNSIISDTYEQLDAIVACFPWCGAVSSGTRCIPRSSRSISLEPHVKSLHLTLAYQFPQAQFNALKALVETLDAGCASNWELRLYSRDPRLATKQVQKVVYPHNPHETDELELRIGDYIYLNTEVVDSSSDGWAEGISWLTGSTGHLPVNYTERTAESDAWTLHRVVQLSKSVASSLTSAEDLDIVDGRSISTEPEERQHTAHPEIIEGSSFEESEQSVEKYLRQTLKPCLELPSVQLLNSHNLSHQHNPNTPTIEITTNMSSCSTSVSKQPVDEILVEPPAAQPPRPDDTLSVHSEDHSLHPGSLDASHAKNRKIYIMRHGERVDFTFGTWIPYCFDEFGNYMRKDLNMPKTLPRRKNSPEGWQNDSPLTNVGVYQANLIGQALFEAQVQIDHVYCSPSYRCIQTCTSALEGLQLTGKHKIKLEPGLFEWMAWYPSGVPDWLNKNELVEAKYDVDLDYEPVQPGSDLTVRLKESTEQFYERNHDVILQLLEQTTGNILVVAHATTLDTCSRQLTGGVPRSTNELRQVIHKIPYCSLATVEQVDGVWKLVEPECLPVTHSKNPRFEWNALSAT
- the Rab7 gene encoding ras-related protein Rab7 → MSGRKKSLLKVIILGDSSVGKTSLMNQYVNKRFSNQYKATIGADFCTKEVVVNDRVVTMQIWDTAGQERFQSLGVAFYRGADCCVLVYDVTAPNSFKNLDSWRDEFLIQASPRDPEHFPFVVLGNKVDLDNRQVSTRRAQQWCQSKNDIPYYETSAKEGINVEMAFQVIAKNALELEAEAEVINDFPDQITLGSQNNRPGNPDNCQC